The nucleotide window TCATTTATTGCAAAAAATTTACCCCCTGAATCAAATTTATTATAGACAGAATTTAGCAAAATATACTGTTAGGATTACCCTTGCCAGGGAGTCGGTAAATACAAGCCTTTAAACAGGGAAATCGCGTATCTATCGGTCATTCCAGCGATATAATCACAGATACGCTGGGGCGACGAGTCGACGGAATCATTAGTCGGCAACGCATGAGGATTGGCAGTAAAGTGTTTGTAAAGCATGGTAATTACATACCGTGCTTTGACTTCCTCTTCTTTTGGCCGTGAGCCAATATATACGTTTTCAAACATAAACTCACGCAGACGCTCAATCGCTTCTAACATTTTGTCATCGAAACTGACAGACTCTTGATCGCGGCTGTTTGTAATCAATGCCCGGACACAATGATTAATCCGTGCTGAAGTGGAATCTCCCAACAAAGCAACACAATCGGCAGGCAGCTGACTAGATTCCAATATCCCGGCTCGGATTGCATCGTCAATATCATGATTTAAATAGGCAATTCGGTCGCAGATACGAACGATTTGGCCCTCCAGGGTTTGGGGCAACTTGTCTCCGGTATGGTTTAGAATCCCATCCCTAACTTCCCAGGTAAGATTTAAATCTTCGATAATATCCACTACCCGCAGACTCTGATGATTGTGGCGAAAACCGCCGGGATGGATTTCATTTAGAGCAGCTTCGCCTGCATGACCAAAAGCGGTATGTCCCAAATCATGACCCAAGGCAATTGCTTCTGTCAGATCCTCGTTAAGCCGCAATGCCCTGGCGACGGTGCGGGATATTTGAGCGACCTCCAGAGTGTGGGTTAAGCGCGTCCGGTAATGATCGCCTTCGGGAGCGATAAATACTTGTGTCTTATGCTTAAGGCGCCGAAAGGCTTTGCTGTGGAGCAAGCGGTCACGGTCCCGCTGCATATCGGTTCTAATAC belongs to Bacillota bacterium and includes:
- a CDS encoding deoxyguanosinetriphosphate triphosphohydrolase, with amino-acid sequence MRPCLEKLEAETLSPFAVLSSQSKGRKRYETPCSIRTDMQRDRDRLLHSKAFRRLKHKTQVFIAPEGDHYRTRLTHTLEVAQISRTVARALRLNEDLTEAIALGHDLGHTAFGHAGEAALNEIHPGGFRHNHQSLRVVDIIEDLNLTWEVRDGILNHTGDKLPQTLEGQIVRICDRIAYLNHDIDDAIRAGILESSQLPADCVALLGDSTSARINHCVRALITNSRDQESVSFDDKMLEAIERLREFMFENVYIGSRPKEEEVKARYVITMLYKHFTANPHALPTNDSVDSSPQRICDYIAGMTDRYAISLFKGLYLPTPWQG